One stretch of Paenibacillus sp. AN1007 DNA includes these proteins:
- a CDS encoding PH domain-containing protein produces the protein MTGTAETIETSGTEEWSTPQQKLSPHAVSLWRVSAVITNLIGFIVLAVLLILDSVYDWRPWIGWILWGVAAISLGYAVWDIFMQPVWLYRHWYYGVSAEFLQLKHGALNKVHQVIPMAKVQSVTTNQGPLMRKYGLYSVSIGTMGSSHDIPALPEEVAFALRNQIAAYARINEVDE, from the coding sequence ATGACAGGAACAGCAGAAACAATAGAAACATCTGGAACAGAGGAATGGAGCACACCGCAGCAGAAGCTTTCCCCTCACGCGGTGAGTCTGTGGAGAGTCAGTGCTGTTATAACCAACCTCATCGGTTTTATCGTGCTGGCTGTGCTGCTTATTCTGGATTCGGTATATGATTGGAGGCCCTGGATTGGCTGGATTTTGTGGGGAGTGGCGGCGATATCCCTTGGTTATGCGGTGTGGGATATTTTTATGCAGCCTGTATGGCTGTATCGGCATTGGTACTATGGCGTGAGCGCAGAGTTTTTGCAGCTGAAGCATGGTGCGCTGAACAAGGTCCATCAGGTGATTCCCATGGCCAAAGTGCAGTCGGTTACGACGAATCAGGGACCGCTGATGAGAAAATATGGGCTGTATTCCGTTTCGATCGGCACGATGGGTTCGTCGCATGATATACCTGCTTTGCCGGAGGAAGTGGCGTTCGCACTGCGGAATCAGATCGCGGCATATGCCCGGATTAATGAGGTGGATGAATGA
- a CDS encoding DUF4375 domain-containing protein produces MNKLQKELAELLPPAHIDGMSGEEIVGSIAMDMYRAEFASIRERVTELPAVLRDIILIIDLDTELSMNGMTGFLENASGQYMDETIEALVRIGDNADAAILQKVGQLLSDQGVTVGQLREHVERLSEHDITTSLQTHGPQIHEVLQQVEREADSLSFQTDNEESFDLLYQYADEHKAQLKQQLEHLLS; encoded by the coding sequence ATGAACAAGTTACAGAAAGAACTGGCAGAGCTGCTGCCGCCAGCACACATAGACGGAATGTCTGGTGAAGAGATTGTGGGCAGTATCGCAATGGATATGTACCGTGCTGAATTTGCTTCCATTCGGGAACGAGTCACCGAGCTGCCCGCAGTATTACGGGATATTATACTGATTATTGACCTGGATACCGAGCTGTCGATGAATGGAATGACCGGATTTCTGGAAAATGCCAGCGGACAATATATGGACGAAACGATTGAAGCATTGGTACGGATTGGTGATAATGCGGATGCGGCGATTCTGCAAAAAGTGGGTCAGCTGCTGTCAGATCAGGGTGTTACCGTAGGACAATTAAGAGAGCATGTGGAGCGCCTGTCCGAACATGACATCACGACAAGCTTGCAGACACATGGACCTCAGATTCATGAAGTGCTGCAGCAGGTGGAGCGGGAAGCGGATTCTCTTAGTTTTCAAACGGACAATGAAGAAAGTTTCGACCTGCTGTATCAATATGCAGATGAGCATAAAGCTCAACTGAAGCAGCAGCTGGAGCATTTGTTATCGTAG
- a CDS encoding YHYH domain-containing protein — MKKKGFIILLSLIMLVGVSSAAYAHPGRLDKSGGHKCSAKSIKKGLCTGYHYHKKKK; from the coding sequence ATGAAGAAAAAAGGTTTTATTATTTTGCTGTCTCTGATTATGCTCGTTGGTGTTTCATCCGCAGCGTATGCCCATCCTGGTCGTCTGGATAAGAGCGGCGGGCACAAGTGCTCCGCCAAATCGATTAAAAAAGGTCTCTGCACCGGTTATCATTATCATAAAAAGAAAAAATAA
- a CDS encoding GNAT family N-acetyltransferase, protein MNTIHIRHLDKQDAQVISQAFQEQGWYKPSELYERYWEEQQQGARITLIAELDGQFAGYVNVIWTSDYPSFQEQGIPEISDFNVLMKFRRRGIGSRLMDHAETVAMERSNTAGLGVGIYADYGNAQVLYALRGYVPDGRGVYKSDHYLQPGEETVIDDDVVLYLTKKLGQAQNIKL, encoded by the coding sequence ATGAACACGATACATATTCGCCATTTGGACAAGCAGGACGCGCAGGTCATCTCACAGGCGTTTCAGGAGCAGGGGTGGTACAAACCGTCAGAACTATATGAACGTTATTGGGAAGAACAGCAGCAGGGAGCGCGCATAACCTTGATTGCCGAACTGGACGGGCAGTTTGCCGGTTACGTCAATGTGATCTGGACATCAGACTACCCTTCGTTTCAAGAACAAGGTATTCCCGAGATCAGTGACTTTAATGTGCTGATGAAGTTCCGGCGACGGGGGATTGGTTCCAGACTGATGGATCACGCAGAGACAGTCGCGATGGAACGCTCGAATACGGCAGGTCTTGGCGTAGGGATATATGCGGATTATGGAAATGCTCAAGTTTTATATGCTCTACGTGGATATGTTCCAGACGGGCGGGGCGTTTACAAGAGCGATCATTACCTTCAGCCGGGTGAAGAGACGGTGATCGACGATGATGTTGTCCTGTATTTGACCAAAAAGCTGGGGCAGGCGCAGAACATCAAGCTTTAA
- a CDS encoding class I SAM-dependent methyltransferase, with protein sequence MSMEWYDMIARRNGGYRGRARYIWEGKSAEEIFEERLIRMLPAYTSVMDAGCGHGDFTLKMAAYASHIIGFDNSKEMIRIAQQGLESSTVQNVNFVCAATKEELPFQDEQFDLIYNRRGPTSIIEYGRLLPPGGVLFGIHTDVTKVRERLERNRYEQIEIEEYRDACMVFPDETEFALFLADIPGSPDYTQPEYRELLQAKTKEHTLGGKITVQEHKFIWRAVKV encoded by the coding sequence ATGAGCATGGAGTGGTACGATATGATCGCACGCCGCAATGGGGGATATAGAGGTCGGGCGCGGTATATATGGGAAGGGAAGTCAGCGGAGGAGATCTTCGAAGAACGGTTGATCCGCATGCTTCCTGCTTATACATCCGTGATGGATGCTGGGTGTGGTCATGGTGATTTTACGCTTAAAATGGCAGCATACGCTTCTCATATTATTGGATTCGATAATTCCAAAGAGATGATCCGGATTGCGCAGCAGGGGCTCGAATCCAGTACAGTACAAAATGTAAATTTCGTCTGTGCAGCGACGAAAGAAGAACTCCCTTTTCAGGATGAGCAGTTTGACTTGATCTACAATCGAAGAGGTCCCACATCCATTATTGAGTACGGCAGACTTCTTCCTCCGGGAGGCGTACTGTTTGGGATTCATACGGATGTTACCAAAGTTCGGGAGCGACTGGAGCGCAACCGATACGAGCAAATTGAGATTGAAGAGTATCGCGACGCATGCATGGTTTTTCCTGACGAGACCGAGTTTGCGCTCTTCCTTGCGGATATTCCGGGCAGCCCGGACTACACACAGCCTGAATACCGCGAACTGCTGCAGGCCAAAACAAAAGAACATACTTTGGGCGGAAAAATAACGGTTCAAGAACATAAATTTATCTGGAGAGCTGTAAAAGTGTAA
- a CDS encoding GNAT family N-acetyltransferase, with translation MSNTNITVSTAEESAYVRQQLSAYNAAHVGEALKDRFEELHFHIRNESGQIVAGVLSTLCWNWVELDILWVDAQERHKGYGTQLLQEVERLAREKNCDFIMLNTFSYQAPEFYRRHGYELMTVIDNAPTGHQHYYFKKDLTASEGADSSR, from the coding sequence ATGTCAAATACAAACATAACAGTGAGTACGGCAGAAGAGTCTGCATATGTCCGTCAACAATTAAGTGCCTACAATGCCGCACATGTGGGCGAAGCGTTGAAGGACCGATTTGAGGAGCTTCATTTTCACATTCGAAACGAGTCGGGACAGATTGTGGCCGGGGTGCTCAGCACGCTGTGCTGGAATTGGGTTGAGTTGGATATTTTATGGGTCGATGCCCAAGAAAGGCACAAAGGATACGGGACGCAGCTGCTTCAGGAAGTAGAGCGTTTGGCCCGGGAGAAAAACTGTGATTTTATCATGCTGAATACGTTCTCGTATCAGGCTCCTGAATTTTATAGAAGACATGGATATGAGCTTATGACGGTGATTGACAATGCGCCTACAGGACACCAGCATTATTATTTCAAGAAGGATCTCACCGCCTCAGAAGGAGCGGATTCATCACGATGA
- a CDS encoding VOC family protein yields MFSRVGQIMLYVNNQDESLAFWTEVAGFHIVDEVILDEGMRWIEIAPAKDSQTSIILHDKEVVARMSQGVNLGTPSLMFFTDDLDRLYADLAAKHVTVGEIVEMPTGRVFNFADNEKNYFAVMERRA; encoded by the coding sequence ATGTTTAGCAGAGTAGGCCAGATTATGCTGTACGTCAATAACCAGGATGAATCACTGGCTTTCTGGACGGAAGTGGCTGGATTTCATATCGTCGATGAGGTCATCCTGGATGAAGGCATGCGGTGGATTGAGATCGCACCTGCGAAAGATTCACAGACAAGTATCATTTTGCATGATAAAGAGGTTGTGGCACGGATGTCACAGGGGGTAAATCTGGGCACACCTTCGCTAATGTTTTTCACAGATGACCTCGATCGGTTATATGCCGATTTGGCTGCTAAACATGTAACGGTTGGAGAGATCGTAGAGATGCCAACAGGCCGTGTTTTTAACTTTGCAGACAATGAGAAGAACTACTTTGCCGTGATGGAACGCAGGGCCTGA
- a CDS encoding HAD family hydrolase, with protein sequence MSHMDHIKAVIFDLDNTILNRTKTFEGFTQSLIDTYFGHLESTEHIQQRIIELDEDGYKYKTMLFNELLQELPWNEKPPHEELMTFYSREYVLNSVLMDEAREVVQYLKGKYSIGLITNGQTDIQHGKIDQLGIREDYDHIIVSEEAGVKKPDSRIFQMALDYFGLEPKQCLYIGDHPVNDIQGAAKAGMSTIWIKVNQPWPEGIEAAPIHTIQELRELRDIL encoded by the coding sequence ATGAGTCATATGGATCATATTAAAGCAGTCATTTTTGACTTGGACAATACCATTTTGAATCGGACCAAAACGTTTGAAGGTTTTACCCAAAGTCTGATCGATACGTATTTTGGACACCTGGAGTCTACTGAACATATACAGCAGCGGATCATTGAGCTTGATGAAGATGGATACAAGTATAAAACAATGCTGTTCAACGAACTGCTGCAGGAATTGCCTTGGAACGAGAAGCCGCCGCATGAGGAACTCATGACGTTTTACAGCAGGGAATATGTACTGAATTCGGTGCTGATGGACGAGGCGCGGGAAGTAGTCCAGTATCTGAAAGGCAAATATTCAATCGGTTTAATCACGAATGGTCAGACGGATATCCAGCATGGGAAAATAGATCAGCTCGGGATTCGGGAGGACTACGATCATATCATTGTATCGGAAGAAGCAGGTGTGAAAAAGCCAGATTCACGCATATTTCAGATGGCTCTCGATTATTTTGGGCTGGAGCCTAAGCAGTGCCTCTACATTGGTGATCACCCAGTGAACGATATACAGGGGGCTGCGAAGGCGGGGATGAGTACGATCTGGATCAAGGTAAATCAGCCTTGGCCCGAGGGGATTGAGGCAGCACCGATACATACCATTCAGGAGCTCCGTGAATTAAGAGATATATTATAG
- a CDS encoding sporulation protein, producing the protein MSFFKKMLASVGVGAAKVNTELHTTEVMPGGTLSGMVYIEGGDVEQQVDRIYLLLKTHYIRESNDRKVQETAVVAKYVLTDGFVLQPGAKLEKSFQFDLPHNLPITLRRAEVWVETGLDISSAVDPSDRDRLHVVPSREMKIVLDAIDLLGFKLREVTNDYAPRLGGNLPFVQEFEFVPTSKFRGYLDELEVLFYPMGDSLELLLQIDRRARGLGGMLSEAMGTDETYVRLQLHERHLERGVRSVAQGLEEVISEHI; encoded by the coding sequence ATGTCATTTTTCAAGAAAATGTTAGCCAGTGTTGGTGTAGGTGCAGCGAAGGTAAATACGGAATTACATACGACAGAAGTCATGCCAGGTGGAACTCTTTCAGGAATGGTTTATATCGAGGGCGGAGATGTAGAGCAGCAGGTTGATCGGATCTATCTGCTGCTTAAAACGCATTACATTCGGGAGAGTAACGACCGCAAAGTGCAGGAGACGGCTGTTGTTGCCAAATATGTGCTGACGGATGGATTCGTCTTACAGCCTGGTGCCAAGCTGGAGAAAAGCTTTCAATTCGATCTGCCGCATAATCTGCCGATTACACTTCGCCGTGCGGAAGTCTGGGTTGAGACAGGGCTGGATATCTCCAGCGCAGTGGATCCTTCAGATCGGGACCGTTTACATGTCGTGCCTTCCAGAGAGATGAAAATCGTGCTGGATGCCATCGATTTGCTGGGCTTCAAGCTTCGTGAAGTGACTAATGACTATGCACCAAGGCTTGGAGGTAATCTGCCATTTGTACAGGAGTTTGAATTTGTGCCGACCAGCAAGTTCCGCGGATATCTGGACGAACTCGAAGTTCTCTTTTATCCCATGGGAGATTCCCTGGAGCTGCTGCTGCAGATCGACCGCCGTGCACGCGGACTTGGCGGAATGCTGTCTGAAGCCATGGGTACGGACGAAACCTATGTGCGCCTGCAGCTGCACGAGAGACATCTGGAGCGCGGTGTACGCTCTGTGGCGCAGGGTCTGGAAGAAGTTATTTCAGAGCATATTTAA
- the pgsA gene encoding CDP-diacylglycerol--glycerol-3-phosphate 3-phosphatidyltransferase, producing the protein MNLANRITLARMALIPLFMFFFLNQQGLMVAVFIFALAAGTDKLDGYIARKYNQVTRLGKLLDPLADKLLIGTALIMMVQVNMISSWIAVIIIAREIGITALRMAAAEQGIALAADRYGKIKMVLQVAAILAVLLNNVLFHAFTGIRLDMMLMWLAAGITLLSGLNYIIVNYKLLR; encoded by the coding sequence ATGAATCTGGCCAATCGGATCACCTTGGCAAGAATGGCATTAATTCCGCTGTTTATGTTCTTCTTTCTTAACCAGCAGGGTTTGATGGTCGCGGTATTTATTTTTGCACTAGCCGCAGGGACGGATAAACTGGATGGGTATATTGCCAGAAAATATAATCAGGTAACCAGATTGGGTAAACTGCTCGATCCGCTTGCAGACAAGCTTCTAATTGGGACAGCACTTATTATGATGGTTCAGGTAAATATGATTAGTTCGTGGATTGCTGTTATCATTATTGCACGTGAGATAGGGATAACCGCCTTGCGAATGGCAGCTGCAGAACAGGGGATTGCCCTTGCGGCTGATCGATATGGAAAAATCAAAATGGTGCTTCAAGTCGCGGCAATTCTGGCTGTGCTGTTGAATAATGTCCTGTTTCATGCGTTTACGGGCATCAGATTGGATATGATGTTGATGTGGCTGGCGGCAGGTATTACTTTGTTATCCGGTTTGAATTATATTATCGTAAATTATAAGTTGTTAAGATAG
- a CDS encoding YfiT family bacillithiol transferase, producing the protein MDLRYPIGQFAHTGEVTQAHRKQWIQDIAELPTQAREAVQGLSEEQLRLPYREGGWMLQQVIHHMADSHMNSVIRFKLALTEDTPEIRPYYEERWAELSDSRALDIEVSLQLLNALHHRWTALLHTLSDGDYARRFYHPASKETMRLDHCLGLYAWHGQHHTAQIMSLRNRLGI; encoded by the coding sequence GTGGACTTGAGATATCCAATTGGACAGTTTGCACATACAGGTGAGGTGACACAGGCTCACAGGAAGCAGTGGATTCAGGATATTGCCGAACTGCCGACTCAAGCGAGGGAAGCAGTTCAAGGTCTGAGTGAAGAGCAGTTACGCCTGCCATACCGGGAAGGCGGATGGATGCTGCAGCAGGTTATTCACCACATGGCAGACAGTCATATGAACAGTGTCATTCGCTTTAAGCTTGCCCTGACGGAGGATACACCTGAGATTCGGCCTTATTACGAAGAACGCTGGGCAGAGCTGAGTGACTCCAGAGCGCTGGATATCGAGGTGTCACTGCAGCTGCTGAACGCGCTGCACCATCGCTGGACGGCGCTGCTGCACACATTATCGGATGGTGATTACGCCAGACGGTTCTATCACCCTGCTTCGAAGGAAACGATGAGACTGGATCATTGTTTGGGACTGTATGCCTGGCACGGGCAGCATCATACAGCGCAGATCATGTCGCTTCGAAATCGACTGGGTATTTGA
- a CDS encoding Cof-type HAD-IIB family hydrolase → MIKAVFFDVDGTLLSEKDRSLSRGTESCIRELARKGIHSILVTGRPHQLCEEFSHLDIETIISANGALITCKGEKIHSSILSPSTLRAFSDFAASQGHAVSYFTEAFGMNGACRTDHRVTEALRETLGLMEYPQQTMTLGEDIYCMCLYANEAETDRYKEQFPSLRLVRFHPYVCNVLEAGEVSKSAAAQTVLTYLQIRREDTMAFGDGENDIDLLTYAGVGVAMGNGSERVKQCADYVTLKASEDGVSHALKHFKLI, encoded by the coding sequence GTGATTAAAGCTGTATTTTTTGATGTGGACGGTACGCTGCTCAGTGAAAAAGATCGAAGCCTCTCCCGGGGTACGGAATCATGCATACGCGAACTGGCTCGAAAAGGAATTCATAGTATTCTTGTCACGGGCAGACCGCATCAGCTGTGTGAAGAGTTCAGTCATCTCGATATTGAAACTATTATTTCGGCTAATGGGGCTCTTATAACCTGTAAAGGCGAGAAGATCCATTCATCCATTCTGTCTCCATCGACGCTCCGAGCGTTTAGCGATTTCGCTGCCTCCCAGGGCCATGCGGTTTCCTATTTTACCGAAGCTTTTGGCATGAATGGAGCATGTAGAACCGATCACCGTGTGACGGAGGCCCTGCGGGAGACACTTGGGTTAATGGAGTACCCGCAGCAGACGATGACGCTGGGTGAAGATATATACTGTATGTGCCTTTACGCCAATGAAGCCGAAACAGACAGGTATAAAGAACAATTTCCTTCCTTGCGGTTGGTAAGATTCCATCCCTATGTATGCAATGTACTTGAAGCAGGTGAAGTGAGTAAATCTGCAGCAGCACAGACAGTCCTGACATATCTCCAAATCCGCAGAGAGGATACGATGGCCTTTGGTGACGGAGAGAATGATATTGACCTTTTGACGTATGCAGGAGTCGGTGTTGCTATGGGGAACGGAAGTGAGCGAGTCAAGCAATGTGCGGACTATGTTACGCTGAAAGCAAGTGAAGACGGGGTAAGTCATGCATTAAAGCACTTTAAGCTTATATAA
- a CDS encoding GNAT family N-acetyltransferase yields MKNVYQTEEITVRLLEPEDELILVRWLSDPEVLQYYEGRDQPHDLEQVRAHFYHQEDEASRCIVEYGGRPIGYIQFYELEPEERAAYGYTDSDEIIYGTDQFIGETDCWNRGIGTQLVQSMKSYLTYERHARKIVMDPQAWNERALACYEKCGFRRVKRLPQHELHEGQMRDCWLMEYGVCSSA; encoded by the coding sequence GTGAAGAACGTATATCAGACGGAAGAAATCACAGTTCGTTTGCTGGAGCCGGAGGATGAGTTAATCCTGGTTAGATGGTTGTCTGACCCGGAGGTACTGCAGTACTACGAAGGACGGGATCAGCCGCATGATCTGGAGCAGGTAAGAGCACATTTTTATCATCAGGAAGATGAAGCTTCGCGGTGTATCGTGGAGTATGGCGGACGACCGATCGGATACATTCAATTCTATGAACTGGAGCCGGAGGAACGAGCTGCATACGGTTACACAGACAGCGATGAAATCATCTATGGAACCGATCAGTTTATTGGTGAGACGGATTGCTGGAATAGAGGCATAGGTACACAATTAGTCCAGTCCATGAAATCGTACTTAACCTATGAGAGGCACGCCCGGAAAATCGTCATGGACCCTCAAGCCTGGAACGAACGTGCGTTAGCCTGTTATGAGAAGTGCGGCTTCAGACGAGTTAAACGACTGCCGCAGCATGAGCTGCACGAAGGGCAGATGAGAGATTGCTGGCTTATGGAGTATGGAGTGTGCTCGTCAGCATAA
- a CDS encoding PH domain-containing protein, whose protein sequence is MTELKRHHALSLLWSLGNLVKSTFAFILFLFVFRAGSESTWVFYARYIFYIGISIALVSIVWKWLTTRYSADQQAFHIYTGAFSRTRRTIPHTKVQNVSRHTSFFHRLFGVTSIRFETGIKGEDATFQLQVVSLSEAEQLEKLVAGYRSEVQGQAAVGVDEQDAKEEEQSNAEFIGKEAADGRENEDVNETVNSMNQAAHEVHDTGHSEDAEMFPRSAAADQRVIHYRSTRKDVLKASFTSLSFLVLIPILGSLYSTVKDFFPDETVTESLVLSWLESWWVTSLIILFLILISIGLGIVRTFVKYGDFQITSDDIRIYITKGMLEKTSFSIQKDRVQAVKITQSPMKRMLGLAEVELTTAGSLGESGQEMNSLYPFLPVKEAHRIIEEMLPSYHVKEEMAKLPRAALGLRLLKPSWFWIIAAGGLAYFKPVLFGISQAWWIISLLLFVCIAAYRVIDFYHTRYGLNDQFIQIRSGALTSTLFVSKREKVIEVKITRHPLQRRLGLASIHTVNRAKPVMHHHVHDIPDSAAGEFQMWYMGRSREVQTR, encoded by the coding sequence ATGACGGAATTGAAACGGCATCATGCACTCAGTTTGTTGTGGAGCCTGGGCAATTTGGTCAAAAGTACATTTGCTTTTATTTTGTTTTTATTCGTTTTTCGAGCAGGTTCAGAATCAACATGGGTTTTCTATGCAAGGTACATTTTTTATATCGGTATTTCTATCGCGCTGGTGTCCATTGTCTGGAAATGGTTGACCACACGTTACTCCGCGGATCAGCAGGCATTTCATATCTACACAGGAGCATTCAGCCGCACTCGCAGAACAATCCCGCATACGAAGGTGCAAAATGTGAGCCGCCATACCAGCTTCTTTCATCGTTTGTTCGGTGTAACCTCCATACGCTTCGAAACAGGCATCAAGGGTGAGGATGCGACGTTCCAACTGCAGGTGGTTTCCCTCTCCGAAGCGGAGCAGCTTGAGAAGCTGGTGGCGGGTTATAGATCAGAAGTACAGGGGCAGGCTGCGGTGGGAGTGGATGAACAGGATGCCAAGGAAGAGGAGCAATCCAATGCGGAATTTATCGGTAAGGAAGCAGCGGATGGCAGGGAAAATGAGGATGTCAATGAAACAGTGAACAGCATGAATCAGGCTGCACATGAAGTGCACGATACAGGTCACTCTGAAGATGCGGAGATGTTCCCACGATCTGCTGCAGCAGACCAACGGGTTATTCACTACCGTTCTACCCGCAAGGATGTGCTCAAAGCTTCGTTTACTTCGCTCAGCTTTCTCGTGCTGATTCCGATCCTGGGTTCATTGTATTCAACAGTGAAGGATTTTTTTCCGGACGAAACAGTAACGGAAAGCCTGGTCTTGTCCTGGCTTGAATCGTGGTGGGTAACCAGCCTGATTATTTTGTTCCTGATCCTCATCTCTATTGGGCTTGGCATTGTACGGACCTTCGTAAAATATGGAGATTTCCAGATTACATCCGATGACATACGGATTTATATTACCAAGGGGATGCTGGAGAAAACGTCTTTTTCGATCCAGAAAGATCGTGTACAGGCCGTGAAAATTACGCAGTCCCCGATGAAAAGAATGCTGGGCCTGGCCGAGGTAGAACTTACGACAGCAGGCAGCTTAGGTGAATCCGGGCAGGAGATGAATTCACTGTACCCGTTTCTTCCCGTAAAAGAAGCCCATCGGATTATTGAGGAGATGCTGCCTTCGTATCATGTTAAAGAGGAGATGGCAAAACTGCCGCGTGCAGCCTTAGGACTGCGTCTGCTTAAACCAAGTTGGTTTTGGATCATCGCTGCTGGTGGCCTGGCCTATTTCAAACCGGTTCTCTTCGGGATTTCACAGGCTTGGTGGATCATCTCACTGTTACTGTTCGTGTGCATTGCTGCATACCGAGTAATCGATTTTTATCATACGCGATATGGATTGAACGATCAATTCATTCAGATTCGCTCAGGTGCACTGACGTCCACACTCTTTGTATCCAAACGGGAGAAGGTTATCGAAGTGAAAATTACACGTCACCCCCTGCAGCGCAGGCTCGGGCTGGCTTCGATCCATACGGTAAACCGTGCCAAACCCGTCATGCATCATCACGTTCATGATATCCCGGATAGTGCTGCAGGTGAGTTCCAGATGTGGTACATGGGACGCTCCAGAGAGGTGCAGACCCGGTAG
- a CDS encoding SDR family NAD(P)-dependent oxidoreductase — protein MSNRYFIITGTSKGIGRQLAELCLERGDVVYGIARGSSDLGNRYERYTHVQFDLEDLHSIDDLISGILEQIPLTETECIGLVNNAAMLEPLKPIDECLIDEISVHLNISLAAPMILTSSFIHYTNHMTARRKIINVSSASGNYPAPSMAAYCTSKAGINMFSQCVTMEQASRPNPVEIIVFDPGMVDTELQAVARGKDADEFALSSVFKDVYESGQLRSPVEAAQALLELLEEKTASVEGNQ, from the coding sequence ATGAGTAACAGATATTTTATTATTACAGGTACGTCCAAAGGGATTGGCAGACAGCTTGCGGAGCTTTGTTTGGAAAGAGGGGATGTTGTCTACGGTATAGCACGCGGAAGTTCGGACTTGGGGAATAGATATGAGCGATATACGCATGTTCAGTTCGATCTGGAAGACCTTCACAGCATCGACGATCTGATCTCGGGCATATTGGAGCAGATTCCGCTTACCGAGACGGAGTGTATCGGGCTTGTTAACAATGCGGCCATGCTTGAACCTTTGAAACCGATAGATGAGTGCCTTATAGATGAGATTAGCGTTCATCTGAATATCAGTTTGGCTGCGCCAATGATTCTTACGTCATCTTTTATCCATTATACCAATCACATGACGGCTCGAAGAAAAATAATCAATGTAAGTTCTGCTTCGGGTAATTATCCCGCGCCTTCTATGGCGGCCTACTGTACTTCGAAGGCAGGAATCAACATGTTCTCACAGTGTGTAACGATGGAACAAGCTTCACGGCCCAATCCGGTGGAGATCATCGTTTTTGATCCGGGAATGGTAGATACGGAATTGCAGGCTGTGGCGAGAGGGAAGGATGCAGATGAATTTGCACTATCCAGCGTATTCAAGGATGTGTATGAGTCGGGGCAATTAAGATCCCCGGTTGAGGCGGCACAGGCCCTACTGGAACTGCTGGAGGAGAAGACTGCATCAGTAGAGGGAAATCAATGA
- a CDS encoding class I SAM-dependent methyltransferase, translating to MEKTIKSVQDLYDMLDADFRSAKHFWEPFYENRDRPIPFFPNKPDENLVAGMEKGLLRGGRALEMGCGPGRNALYLARQGYQVEAYDLSETAIAWAKERAAEEQLDVHFECRSVFELTPEQEYDLVYDSGCLHHLLPHQRIPYIAMIDQALKPGGYFGLTCFAPGFGDQGGPEHVMDDWEVYREKSMRGGLAFTEEKLRYLLEDTFECVELRPMKAMGQNDAYFGLPILWAALWRKPEARDGHILV from the coding sequence TTGGAAAAAACGATAAAAAGTGTTCAGGATCTCTATGATATGCTCGATGCGGATTTCAGATCAGCCAAACATTTTTGGGAGCCTTTCTATGAAAATCGGGACAGACCCATTCCCTTCTTTCCTAACAAGCCTGATGAAAATCTCGTTGCTGGTATGGAAAAGGGTCTGCTAAGAGGAGGCAGAGCACTGGAAATGGGATGTGGACCGGGCCGGAATGCGCTGTATTTGGCTCGTCAGGGATATCAGGTGGAGGCTTATGATCTGTCAGAGACTGCGATTGCATGGGCCAAGGAACGGGCTGCCGAAGAACAGCTGGATGTGCATTTTGAGTGTCGATCGGTGTTTGAACTAACGCCGGAGCAGGAATATGATCTCGTTTACGATTCGGGCTGTCTGCATCATCTGCTGCCGCATCAGCGAATCCCTTACATAGCCATGATTGATCAAGCGCTGAAGCCTGGAGGTTATTTTGGTCTGACCTGTTTTGCTCCGGGATTTGGCGACCAAGGCGGACCAGAACATGTGATGGACGATTGGGAAGTTTACCGCGAGAAGTCGATGCGGGGCGGTCTTGCTTTTACGGAGGAGAAGCTTCGTTATTTACTGGAGGATACATTCGAGTGTGTAGAGCTGCGTCCAATGAAGGCGATGGGGCAGAATGATGCTTATTTTGGCCTGCCTATTTTGTGGGCAGCGTTGTGGAGGAAACCGGAGGCACGGGATGGACACATCCTGGTTTAG